DNA sequence from the Spodoptera frugiperda isolate SF20-4 chromosome 15, AGI-APGP_CSIRO_Sfru_2.0, whole genome shotgun sequence genome:
ttttgccctccttaatttttttggccgctgtgacggggcaactcactaccaccgtgcgcagccccgagttgtccggacggatggtgcctgccttgacctgatcagcagggcaccctcccgtcctggcgacagcggccaccacctcatgctccgtcacggagtcgtccaggcccattaTTCGCAGATCCAAGCACTtagtgggcctggacacgcgaacctcgtccgcaccgagacacgcccgAAGCCTTTCGGCTAAGGCGTCAGCGGACGGGCCGCTGGttgcgccggggacctccaatAAACGGGCTCCTGTTGCGGTCGCTTTAATAGCGAACCCGttaggggccccgaactccgcgggagtcaccgccccttcagtttggcgaggacgtcgccatatgtCATGCCCCTTTTCACCGCATCGGGCTGTAATGTTATCACTACAGCCGCGGTTTtgggggcgagaagcaaggccgcagcgcgcttttcTTTGCGCtcctgctgccgccgctgccgctgcgcttTCTTGCGGCGCTTTCTCGCTTCTTTGGCgactctcctcgcctcgccgaCGACCTGCCACTCACTGCCGTCTGGGCCCCTTGCTGTCGGGGTAGGCGCACTTGTGGCTAGGGCTTCAGTCTGCTGAACCGCAGCACCCTTTCTCCTTTTTTTGCGTCCTGAAGACGCGTTCGCCGCCGGTGTAGCTTGTGCCTGCACCGCTGGGGGTGCTGGGGTCCTCGTTGGAGGAGCCGCTCGTGGCCTCGCCACCGTTTGAGCACCGCAGCCAGTCTGACCAGAGGAGGTCGAGGACCTGGCCGCAACAGCCGCGTATGACCTCGAGGTCGCTAAGCTCGAGGCCGCTAGCGAGGGACGAAGGAGTCTGCCTTCCAGCACATTAAAACGCTgctggaaagcagccatctccctgcgCATCAGACCGAGCATATCGGGCTCCGCCGAGGGTTGAGGATGGCTTCCTCGGCAAGCGGCTAGCTCAGCCTTGGTGGACCGGAGCTCGGTCTCCAGAGCCGCGTTGGAGGCGGATAAACGCGCCAGCTCCTGCCGCATTTCGGCCAGCTCGTGGTGCACTTTTCCCGCTGAGGGGACTCTGCACACATCGAAGACCGCCGCCATTATTTCAGCCTCCATCGACTTTATCTGAG
Encoded proteins:
- the LOC118272120 gene encoding uncharacterized protein LOC118272120; its protein translation is MENINLKEQPPEKERAGELSSPAVVVAESPSGSGARGEALVSSGKSHTRAPSRKGSDSESDSSSVSGVSVISMRQTRSTFKRPRTEEVRGLSSSSNTQEAPAPPKIPTTARGRGRGKAKRLSATARSKPAKRPAAEDTPRSGALSDSSIKEVSDADGMEGERGTGTLRQTVREALRQVAGKKSQSTKAAQIKSMEAEIMAAVFDVCRVPSAGKVHHELAEMRQELARLSASNAALETELRSTKAELAACRGSHPQPSAEPDMLGLMRREMAAFQQRFNVLEGRLLRPSLAASSLATSRSYAAVAARSSTSSGQTGCGAQTVARPRAAPPTRTPAPPAVQAQATPAANASSGRKKRRKGAAVQQTEALATSAPTPTARGPDGSEWQVVGEARRVAKEARKRRKKAQRQRRQQERKEKRAAALLLAPKTAAVVITLQPDAEPVYWRSPAQPAARPLTP